A stretch of DNA from Vicinamibacterales bacterium:
AGCGAAATGGTACTGGAACGGTTACTCCAGCTGACGGGGACATGTACGATGCGCAGACCGAGTTCATAAGCACGAGCGACGATCTCGACTTCGTATGCGAGACCAGCGACCATAAGGCTAGCAAAGAGCTGTCGTGCCGCCGTTGCACGATAGGCTTTCACACCACATTGAGGATCAGCTTCTGGGGGTATACCGACAACACTCGAGGCCAATCGACGGAAAGCGGCGCTTGCATACCGGCGTGACAACGGAACGGCTGATGATTCAACCTGGGGTCCCTGTCTGCTACCAGCGGCTACGTCGTGGTCGACTAGTGAGTCAACCAGCCGGTCTAAGTCGGCCCACGATACAGGCAGATCCGCATCGCAGACCAGAATGGCCGAACCACGGCTAGCCAACACACCCGCTTGGACACATCGGCCCTTTAGAGCTGGCACGATGTGCACTACCCTCGCTGGTTCAAGCGATTGCCTCGGGAGCAGCTCGCCGCTCGCGATAACTTCTACCGGCAAGTTCCTCCCAGCAGCCCACGAGTAGAGGGCCGAAATAGCGCTCGCGGCTCGCTGGTCGCGCCAGACGGGTATAACGACGGACAGTGTCATGGTCCAGTAGATCCGACGTCCGCCGCCAGCGCTCTCAGGGAGTCGCCCCCGTCCCCGAAGTTTCCGGCCTCTGCTTGCCGGAGCTTACGGTGCAACACAATCATCATGCCCACATCAACGGCGATGACCAGCAGAAGCGCGCCAAACAACAGATAGTCCACGCCGAGATATGCCACATATTTCACACTCGTCCCATCGGCGGGTCGGAGCCATCCCATCCAGACCCCAACTAAGAGCAGGGCGCCAGAGAACGTCACGCCAATCGGCCCCTGCAGGAAGAGAAGCGCCGAGATGTGCAGGAGTGTCGCGCGGTGTTTCGCGATCCATGACTCCCACTGCATCGGAGGCGCGCTCGACTCGGCCCTCAGACGAAAGTAGGGCTCGATATATTCGCGTATGTAGGTTCCAACTCGTATGTACTTCCACAACTCCGAGGCGTAAACAGTCGTCATCGCCAGTGACTGAATACTCAGCAGCAACGCGACAGCCGGGACTACTAGAGGTGGCATGGGCCCGTTGGCAGCGACGGCGGCCGCACCAGCGAGCGTAAGACCGAATCCCGTCACTCCGGCCCAGACCGCATTCGACAGCAACTGTGCGCTGCGGTCACTTTCCGCTCGCAGGGCCTCGTACTCGGCCAAACGTGCGTGATCCACTGATTCCGTGATCTTGTTGGCCATCGCAGTGTCTAACTCCATGTCCGGTGTCGGCATAACGTTTTGCGCTCACCCGCCGGCGCTCACCGATAACGCGCGCCGGTCGGGTGCAGCGCGGCATTGGGCAGCTCTATCGAAATTGGCTGAACGTCTTCAGCAGTTTCATCGTCGAGTCGTAGTCCAGGCGGTCGCCCTCGTAGTCGCACCTGTAGAGACCTTGCAGGTTAGACGGCAGGGCAACGCCCTTCTCGACGAGCAGGATCACCTTGCGACCGTACAGAGCCATCGCGGCACCAACCTCGATGAGGACATTGTCGTTGATCTTTGTGTGTTCGTTACCGTCACGGTCGAGGTACTTGCCCTCAGCACCAACATGGAGGACACCGGCTCCGCATGAGCGCATGTCCTCGAAGACCTTTTCGGGCACCGGTATGGCCGTCGCTTCTCGCTCCACGGACACAACGGGCTCAAAGTTGCCAAAGGCCAGTAGTTCCTTAATTTGAATGGCGATTGCCTTTTGCTTGCCATGGGAGATGAACACACGGTTGGCCTTGGCATCGAAAGCCGGGGACACTAGGGCCGGGGCCACAAGCACGGGCGGCGCAGGATTGCCCTCTGATGCCACCACGAAGCCGTTGGCGCCTTGGTCTACCGCCGCGTCATCCACATCCGGGTCAGGCAGCGCTGGGGTAGCCGTAGGCGCAGGCACACCAGGGGAGTCGAGGTTAATAAATGGACCAGTCGGCGTTTCGCGAATGATGCCGGCATATCGGCCATTCGTTTTGACAATATCGAGAGCCGCCTCAACCCGCTCCGGAGGCACTCCCAATGACTTTAGGACGTTCCCGGCAATCACGTCAGTCGGGAACTTGGCCCGGCGGTAGCGCTCGAAAAACTCCCGTGCAATCCGCGGCTTCAGAATGGCCTGACGTCTTGCGGCGAGGTCCTCGCCTTCCTCTTCTGGCGCGACGAGCCGACGCCCGAGCGCGGACAGGCCAATCGAGCCTGCATTAACACCGCCTTCGGTCAAGCCATAGGCAATCGAGCTACCGGTCAAGGTTCTCCACGCACTGCTCGTGGGACTAATCCCGATCGCCAGTGCTACATCGGGCGGCGATCCGCTCTTTCCCGCGAAGTTGTCGACAAGGGCCGACGCAATCTTCTGGGCCTGCTGGAGGCTGTTCTGTGGAAAGTCAGCCTGTTTGAAGTAGACACCTTTCTCTTCGGCCTTCTTGTCGGCCTTGCGCTCACGCTGCTTGGTGTCTTTCTTCGCCATAAATCACCTCAGTCTGCCCAACTTCAAATGGGTGTCTCGCGCCAATTACTGGTCAGACGCCGGTTGCGCCGACGCCTGCACTTGGGAATACGCCCCGCTCGCGCGGATTATTGCCGTCATTCGAGCCGGCCACAAGTCATTCTGCCAAAACGATTCGCCTCACTTGAACGACACCTGAACCGGGAATTGGCGCCGGCGCCACAACCCCGGGGAATCGGGGATGCGACGGCTCCTGTCTCAGCCAGTACGCCCGAACTGCGCGCGCAACTGCGAAAGTCAAGAGGCGCCGCTTCAGGCCGACCG
This window harbors:
- a CDS encoding TIR domain-containing protein, producing the protein MAKKDTKQRERKADKKAEEKGVYFKQADFPQNSLQQAQKIASALVDNFAGKSGSPPDVALAIGISPTSSAWRTLTGSSIAYGLTEGGVNAGSIGLSALGRRLVAPEEEGEDLAARRQAILKPRIAREFFERYRRAKFPTDVIAGNVLKSLGVPPERVEAALDIVKTNGRYAGIIRETPTGPFINLDSPGVPAPTATPALPDPDVDDAAVDQGANGFVVASEGNPAPPVLVAPALVSPAFDAKANRVFISHGKQKAIAIQIKELLAFGNFEPVVSVEREATAIPVPEKVFEDMRSCGAGVLHVGAEGKYLDRDGNEHTKINDNVLIEVGAAMALYGRKVILLVEKGVALPSNLQGLYRCDYEGDRLDYDSTMKLLKTFSQFR